One segment of Tamlana crocina DNA contains the following:
- a CDS encoding DUF1801 domain-containing protein, translating to MEMTRTVEQYFEAGCGRCSLGGTPDCKVHTWITELELLRKLVLQCGLTEDCKWGMPTYTYNEKNVLMLCAFKNHCAVSFFKGALLRDEKNILEKPGENSQAARLIKFTDTDKIKSLESHIKAYIFEAIEAEKAGLKIEFKQNPEPLPEELEQKFEDDPTLKSAFESLTPGRQRGYVLYFSAPKQSKTRISRIEKCTGKILNGEGLHDKYQGRKK from the coding sequence ATGGAAATGACCCGAACGGTAGAGCAATATTTTGAAGCAGGCTGCGGAAGATGCTCTCTCGGCGGCACCCCAGACTGCAAAGTACACACATGGATTACGGAATTGGAACTGTTGAGAAAACTGGTTTTACAATGCGGACTCACCGAAGATTGCAAATGGGGCATGCCCACCTACACATACAACGAAAAAAATGTATTGATGCTTTGTGCTTTTAAAAACCATTGTGCTGTTAGTTTCTTTAAAGGCGCTTTATTACGCGATGAGAAAAACATTCTGGAAAAGCCGGGAGAAAACTCGCAAGCTGCCCGCTTAATTAAGTTTACCGACACCGATAAAATCAAATCTCTGGAAAGCCACATCAAAGCCTACATTTTTGAAGCCATCGAAGCCGAAAAAGCAGGCTTGAAAATTGAATTCAAACAGAATCCCGAACCGCTACCCGAGGAACTGGAACAAAAATTTGAAGATGACCCAACGTTAAAATCTGCATTTGAATCCTTAACGCCCGGACGACAACGCGGTTACGTTCTTTACTTTTCAGCACCTAAACAATCTAAAACCCGAATTTCCCGAATTGAAAAATGTACGGGTAAAATTTTAAACGGCGAGGGTTTGCATGATAAATATCAGGGAAGGAAGAAGTGA
- a CDS encoding OmpA family protein — MIKNITFFIMAVAAIQLGVAQKTRADRFFEKGDYINAAKYYEDEIKKVPNKHQLEQLSISYYNTFQYREALRYLKLLTKGRFPEKDKTYANHFNFKLYHLLSALGDYETGLSYLELHYKNLGNTLNIEEAIKEVEDFKLKTPDYTVKKVHFNSEASDFGAIKLGDSIYFTSDRNTNKIFEKTYKWTHQPFLDIYAVRVDDKNVALSEVRPLNENINSKFHEGNFCFTSDGNTMYISRSNLVEGKKQFNDEGSNNIHIYKSTKENGVWSKPEKLFFNENGYSYQHPALSPDGKRLYFSSNRPGGFGSFDIYYVEIKGEHLGDPVNLGATINTKNREHFPFISSEGHLFFASNGHLGLGMLDNFVSEFVENDFTKPINLGVPINSRYDDFNLNYYSETEGFFSSNRNRRSDDIFQFIQKGEIFIREYINTFEIRDVATKAFVANANVELLDKHGKQLYTNSLDTLATFNKNLLAGHYILKATAEGYYSKQENLQVIEAQDQKHVLYLKQEPPVIVNPVEAIIAEKQIDEQMEKEDPKRFALLTDADGPPVIEKDGKLFFQLEPIYFDFDMWNIRADSKKILDELAAKLERYPDVHLKISAHTDSRGTVRYNQLLSERRAESTRNYLALEGFINARRIKFEGFGELEPIVPCPMLNCTDEEHQLNRRSEFEIIEY, encoded by the coding sequence ATGATTAAAAATATTACATTTTTTATAATGGCTGTTGCTGCAATACAACTGGGGGTTGCACAAAAAACGCGGGCCGATAGGTTTTTTGAAAAAGGCGATTATATAAATGCCGCCAAGTATTATGAAGATGAAATTAAAAAAGTGCCCAATAAACATCAATTAGAGCAGCTTTCAATATCCTATTACAACACGTTTCAGTATAGAGAAGCTTTAAGATATTTAAAACTACTGACAAAAGGACGTTTTCCTGAAAAGGATAAAACTTATGCCAACCATTTCAATTTTAAATTGTACCACCTGTTATCTGCTTTAGGGGATTATGAAACGGGGCTAAGCTATTTGGAGTTGCATTATAAGAATTTGGGCAACACTTTAAATATAGAAGAAGCGATTAAGGAAGTTGAAGATTTTAAACTGAAAACACCAGATTATACGGTTAAGAAAGTACACTTTAATTCTGAAGCTTCAGATTTTGGAGCTATTAAATTGGGGGATTCCATATACTTTACATCCGATAGAAATACCAATAAGATTTTTGAAAAAACCTATAAATGGACCCACCAGCCTTTTTTGGATATTTATGCTGTTCGGGTTGATGACAAAAATGTGGCACTAAGTGAGGTTAGACCTCTAAATGAAAATATAAACTCCAAGTTTCATGAGGGAAATTTTTGTTTCACTAGCGACGGTAATACCATGTATATTTCCAGGAGTAACTTGGTTGAGGGTAAAAAGCAGTTTAATGATGAAGGTAGCAACAATATCCATATTTATAAATCTACCAAAGAAAATGGCGTATGGAGCAAACCAGAAAAACTGTTTTTTAATGAGAATGGCTATTCTTATCAGCATCCTGCGTTAAGTCCCGATGGCAAAAGGTTGTACTTTTCATCAAATAGACCAGGAGGTTTTGGAAGTTTCGATATTTATTATGTAGAAATTAAAGGAGAGCATCTGGGCGATCCCGTTAATTTAGGGGCAACCATCAATACAAAAAATCGAGAGCACTTTCCTTTTATATCCTCAGAAGGCCACTTATTTTTTGCTTCAAACGGACATTTAGGCTTGGGCATGTTAGATAATTTTGTTTCCGAATTTGTTGAAAATGATTTTACGAAACCTATAAATCTAGGGGTTCCCATCAACTCAAGGTATGACGATTTTAATCTGAATTATTACAGTGAAACAGAAGGTTTCTTTTCATCAAATCGAAATCGGAGAAGCGACGATATTTTTCAGTTCATTCAAAAAGGAGAAATTTTCATAAGAGAATACATCAACACATTCGAAATTCGCGATGTTGCCACCAAAGCCTTTGTAGCAAACGCAAATGTAGAGTTGCTAGACAAACACGGGAAGCAATTGTACACTAATAGTTTAGATACTTTGGCCACTTTCAATAAGAATTTGTTGGCGGGTCATTATATTTTAAAAGCAACGGCTGAAGGCTATTATAGTAAACAGGAAAATCTACAGGTTATAGAGGCTCAGGACCAAAAACACGTATTGTATCTAAAACAAGAACCGCCCGTTATAGTCAATCCCGTGGAAGCTATTATTGCTGAAAAGCAGATTGATGAACAAATGGAAAAAGAAGACCCAAAACGTTTTGCTTTGTTGACTGATGCCGATGGGCCTCCCGTAATAGAAAAAGACGGCAAACTGTTTTTTCAGTTAGAGCCCATTTACTTCGATTTTGACATGTGGAATATTAGGGCCGATTCTAAAAAAATATTGGACGAACTGGCCGCCAAATTAGAGCGATACCCAGATGTCCATTTAAAAATAAGTGCCCATACCGATAGCCGAGGCACTGTGCGCTACAATCAACTATTATCGGAAAGACGTGCAGAGTCCACCAGAAATTATTTGGCTTTAGAAGGTTTTATAAACGCGCGTCGTATAAAGTTTGAAGGTTTTGGAGAGTTGGAGCCTATTGTGCCGTGCCCAATGTTAAACTGTACAGATGAAGAACACCAATTAAACAGGCGTAGCGAATTTGAAATTATTGAATACTAG
- a CDS encoding type IX secretion system membrane protein PorP/SprF, which yields MKIKVFIVMVLCGWSAYAQQEAHYSQYMYNMSMVNPAYMINSPHIIEVGSLYRTQWVGIEGAPKTANVFANLPLNSNMELSVNYLNDNIGGKINISENVFNVDFAYKIKLKADLNLSFGLKTGIDHLNFSAIGSNVISDPVSGNTSKTVLNIGTGAFLFGNNFYAGMSSPNLIPSDLSIDDETVYNDNIHVFLIGGYVFDLGSDLKLKPSTVVKYVGGAPLSFDVATNVLYQDRFELGLSYRYQDAIAALASIYITPSLKLGYAYDFNTSKLKTFNNGSHEIILLYRFDVLGLSKTYSSPRFY from the coding sequence ATGAAAATTAAAGTATTTATAGTAATGGTTTTATGCGGTTGGTCTGCTTATGCACAACAGGAAGCGCATTACTCGCAATATATGTACAATATGAGTATGGTTAACCCAGCTTATATGATAAACAGTCCCCATATTATTGAAGTAGGAAGCTTGTACAGAACGCAATGGGTAGGCATAGAAGGTGCGCCAAAAACGGCAAATGTTTTCGCGAACTTGCCTTTAAATAGTAACATGGAATTAAGTGTTAACTACTTAAACGATAATATTGGAGGTAAAATAAATATAAGTGAGAATGTTTTTAATGTAGATTTCGCTTATAAAATAAAACTGAAAGCGGATTTAAACCTCTCCTTTGGATTGAAAACAGGTATCGATCATTTAAATTTTAGTGCTATTGGTAGTAATGTTATTTCCGACCCTGTTTCTGGTAATACCAGTAAAACAGTTCTTAATATCGGCACCGGAGCCTTTTTGTTTGGCAATAATTTTTATGCGGGAATGTCATCTCCCAATTTAATACCAAGCGATTTAAGTATTGACGACGAAACCGTTTATAACGATAACATACACGTGTTTTTAATTGGGGGCTATGTTTTTGATTTAGGATCGGATTTAAAGTTAAAACCATCTACTGTTGTAAAATATGTTGGTGGAGCTCCTTTGTCGTTCGATGTGGCAACAAACGTTCTGTATCAAGATAGATTTGAATTGGGGCTGTCTTACCGATATCAGGACGCTATTGCTGCTTTAGCATCTATTTACATTACACCCAGTTTAAAATTGGGCTATGCTTACGATTTTAATACCAGTAAACTAAAAACCTTCAATAACGGGAGTCACGAAATCATATTGCTTTACCGCTTTGATGTGTTGGGGCTTAGTAAAACATATTCATCGCCAAGATTCTATTAA
- a CDS encoding gliding motility-associated C-terminal domain-containing protein, giving the protein MTTVDNNADGNPDGIINLYTEFNNLSGNSYNTSTGTWFDPDYNFAIDEATGNLYLWDLDNASEAINDYQFQLIDSNSSCPNGIIATVNVILGQFEGKPLPPQGPNDANVTICEATLSSFDLFQVFESQPSPHKNGVWAFVGNMGDPSNFKGLSQDGKFRAEIPYEPYGDLIEFDVFEFTYTVPGIAPCSPQKVSRFKVEVIRDVSAGTGSSFQICEADILSGVWDDDIDLRDDRFLQDEDVEGLWSSRTDPTGQISGPSDSSINIREVYDNLKASNPQFSCETFTYEYTVEARSSLFDCGDKVTSITFTFSEPIKAFSQNQALEVCADGTQPNQINLYDQLVFSTENGVLYDYPNSECTNWQLISGPSSLGLVSNTGSLCELSSADDHYTAMGTINTSNLTNADAGTYVFRYTVAPEYVCAESACSGYSANVTLIVQPNNYAGDDTIGLEFCETDPVVQSPLDLFSLLNTTADNGPIYKGDMGVWRDLNSGTVITNPVSLPNINHNQTFDYIYETTTENGCVDSAQLSFTVIESYQAGANNTIDVCSNNSPFSLLEALNGNPNQNGTWSGPNGFVSSDPNVVFDPSTFSGGAYTYTVPDNVNTAGVVMCSGSSATVTVTSYQSPNAGSSGVFNACKSDGVLNLVDYLDASADTGGTFNDLSATGFLTGNLLDVSQLSSGRYSFQYEIQGHASCNLSTALITLIVAEVEPPEVENQQFCASEGPTVNDLVATNGISFNWYDSVSSTEPLPLSTALQNEVDYFVSALDSNGCESSKVPVKVSILPVGHSQCAPCLKDGISPNGDGQNDVFDLCSLPVTYPNFSIEIINRYGSVVYRGNESTPLFNGKSNVPLTMGNQLPSGVYFYVFDPKDGQTKPFQGNFYLSSE; this is encoded by the coding sequence ATGACAACAGTAGATAACAATGCCGATGGAAATCCAGATGGTATTATAAATCTGTATACCGAATTTAACAACCTTAGCGGTAACTCTTACAACACAAGTACCGGAACTTGGTTTGATCCAGATTATAATTTTGCAATCGATGAAGCTACCGGTAATTTGTACTTGTGGGATTTAGATAATGCTTCGGAAGCTATAAATGATTATCAATTTCAATTAATAGATTCAAATTCATCTTGTCCAAATGGTATTATTGCTACTGTGAACGTGATTTTAGGTCAGTTTGAAGGTAAGCCATTGCCGCCACAGGGGCCTAACGATGCTAATGTGACTATTTGTGAAGCCACATTATCTAGCTTCGATTTATTTCAGGTTTTTGAGTCGCAGCCCTCTCCGCATAAAAATGGAGTATGGGCCTTTGTTGGTAATATGGGGGATCCATCAAATTTTAAAGGACTGTCTCAGGATGGAAAATTTAGAGCAGAAATCCCATACGAGCCTTATGGCGATTTAATAGAATTTGATGTTTTTGAGTTTACTTATACCGTTCCTGGAATTGCACCATGTAGCCCACAAAAAGTTTCAAGGTTCAAGGTGGAAGTAATCAGAGACGTATCTGCTGGAACGGGTTCTAGCTTCCAAATTTGTGAAGCCGATATATTGTCCGGAGTTTGGGACGACGATATTGATTTAAGAGACGATAGGTTTTTACAAGATGAAGACGTGGAAGGGCTTTGGTCAAGCAGAACAGACCCAACGGGGCAAATTTCAGGACCGTCAGATTCTTCAATAAATATCAGGGAGGTTTATGATAATTTAAAAGCCTCTAATCCACAATTTTCGTGTGAAACCTTTACTTATGAATACACAGTAGAAGCCAGATCGTCCTTGTTTGATTGTGGCGATAAAGTAACCTCGATAACATTCACCTTTTCCGAGCCTATAAAGGCTTTTAGCCAAAATCAGGCTCTGGAAGTTTGTGCTGATGGTACACAACCCAATCAAATTAATTTGTACGACCAACTGGTATTCAGCACAGAAAATGGCGTACTGTACGATTATCCTAATAGCGAATGTACCAATTGGCAGTTAATTTCTGGCCCGTCTTCTTTGGGCTTAGTAAGTAATACAGGTAGCTTATGCGAACTGTCTTCGGCTGATGACCATTATACCGCCATGGGTACTATTAATACTTCAAACTTAACTAATGCCGATGCCGGAACTTATGTGTTCAGATACACGGTGGCCCCGGAATATGTGTGTGCAGAAAGTGCGTGCAGCGGCTATTCGGCAAACGTTACCCTGATTGTACAACCTAATAATTATGCAGGAGACGATACCATAGGTTTAGAGTTTTGTGAAACAGACCCGGTTGTTCAGTCTCCATTGGATTTATTTAGTTTATTAAATACTACTGCCGACAATGGCCCAATTTATAAAGGCGATATGGGAGTTTGGCGCGACTTAAACAGTGGCACTGTTATTACCAATCCGGTTTCGTTGCCAAATATTAACCATAACCAGACTTTCGATTATATTTATGAAACCACCACCGAAAATGGTTGTGTGGATTCCGCCCAGCTGTCTTTTACCGTTATTGAAAGCTACCAAGCGGGAGCTAACAACACTATTGATGTTTGTAGCAATAACTCCCCGTTTAGTTTATTGGAAGCCCTCAATGGAAATCCGAACCAAAACGGAACATGGTCGGGACCAAACGGTTTTGTGTCATCAGACCCTAATGTGGTTTTTGATCCCTCGACATTTAGTGGCGGTGCCTACACTTATACGGTGCCCGATAATGTAAATACAGCTGGAGTTGTAATGTGTTCTGGGAGTTCGGCCACGGTTACGGTTACCAGTTATCAAAGTCCGAATGCCGGGAGTTCGGGTGTTTTTAATGCTTGTAAATCGGATGGGGTTCTTAATTTGGTGGATTATTTGGATGCTTCGGCCGATACAGGCGGAACGTTTAACGACTTAAGTGCAACAGGCTTTTTAACTGGAAATTTATTGGATGTCTCTCAATTATCATCAGGCCGATATAGTTTTCAGTACGAAATACAAGGCCATGCCTCATGTAATTTGTCAACAGCTTTAATAACATTAATTGTAGCCGAAGTAGAGCCTCCTGAGGTAGAAAATCAACAGTTTTGTGCCTCTGAAGGGCCTACGGTAAACGATTTAGTGGCTACAAATGGCATTAGCTTTAATTGGTACGATTCGGTGTCTTCAACAGAGCCGCTTCCATTAAGTACGGCTTTGCAAAATGAAGTTGATTACTTTGTGTCAGCCTTAGATTCCAATGGATGCGAATCATCAAAAGTACCCGTAAAAGTTAGTATTCTTCCAGTAGGTCATAGCCAATGTGCCCCTTGTTTAAAAGATGGCATTTCACCCAATGGAGACGGACAAAATGATGTTTTTGATTTGTGCAGTTTGCCTGTAACTTATCCCAATTTTAGTATTGAAATAATAAACAGATACGGCTCGGTTGTGTATCGAGGAAATGAAAGCACACCGTTGTTTAACGGGAAGTCTAACGTGCCGTTAACTATGGGAAATCAATTGCCTTCGGGCGTTTATTTTTATGTGTTTGATCCCAAAGACGGACAGACCAAGCCTTTTCAAGGCAATTTTTATTTAAGCAGTGAATAA
- a CDS encoding SDR family oxidoreductase, giving the protein MSKNIIITGTSRGIGFELVKLFSDAGHQVLALSRNDKPILDLGLKNTTCFSFDLADAKDYSKVEKFIKENWQQVDVLINNAGMLVNKPFSEISMQDFEAVYKTNVYGVAELTRVVLPFMKEDSHVVTISSMGGVQGSMKFPGLAAYSSSKAAVITLTELLAEEYKESGISFNVLALGAVQTEMLEEAFPGYQAPTTAQEMAEYIFNFSLTGQKYYNGKLLQVSNSTP; this is encoded by the coding sequence ATGAGTAAAAACATCATTATAACAGGAACAAGCAGAGGTATTGGGTTTGAGTTGGTAAAATTATTTTCTGATGCTGGTCATCAGGTTTTGGCGCTTTCCAGAAATGATAAGCCCATTCTTGATTTGGGTTTGAAAAACACCACTTGTTTTTCCTTTGATTTGGCGGATGCAAAAGACTATTCAAAAGTTGAAAAGTTTATAAAAGAAAATTGGCAACAAGTTGATGTATTGATAAATAACGCGGGAATGTTGGTTAATAAACCGTTTTCAGAAATAAGCATGCAAGATTTTGAGGCCGTTTACAAAACCAACGTTTACGGGGTTGCCGAATTAACCCGTGTGGTACTACCTTTTATGAAAGAAGATAGCCATGTGGTAACCATTAGTTCTATGGGAGGGGTTCAGGGCAGTATGAAGTTTCCGGGCTTGGCCGCCTACAGTTCCAGTAAAGCCGCGGTAATCACTTTAACCGAATTATTGGCCGAGGAATATAAGGAATCAGGAATATCATTTAATGTATTGGCTTTGGGCGCGGTACAGACCGAAATGCTCGAGGAAGCCTTTCCGGGCTACCAAGCACCAACCACTGCCCAAGAAATGGCAGAATATATCTTTAATTTCTCACTAACGGGACAAAAATATTACAACGGTAAATTGTTGCAGGTTTCTAATTCTACGCCTTAA
- a CDS encoding M20/M25/M40 family metallo-hydrolase — protein MNKILVFSAALLLLGCGSQKRISEVNTSEDSNENTVVKLPKTDMKSALEYLASDALKGRQTGTVGLESAAQFIERVFKKHQVQPYFETYRDSFKVKTLDGYNIVGYIEGNDPELKNEFVILGAHYDHIGIVEAVDGDNIANGANDDASGTVAVLEWAKYFAKTKNNKRSILFTLYDAEEMGLKGSEHLAERLKNENLDLYTMINFEMVGVPRAKSKTLAYITGFELTNMAEKLNEYAQEKVVGFLPQAKQYNLFKRSDNYPFYNAFKIPAQAISTFDFTNFEYYHHVDDEADKMDLVHMQNFINKMIPALEGMINAPTKEIKMSNE, from the coding sequence ATGAATAAAATTTTAGTTTTTTCTGCCGCTCTGTTATTGTTGGGCTGTGGTTCCCAAAAACGGATTTCTGAGGTAAATACTTCAGAAGACAGTAATGAAAATACAGTGGTTAAATTGCCGAAGACTGATATGAAATCGGCTTTGGAATATCTAGCTTCCGATGCATTAAAAGGCAGGCAAACTGGAACGGTAGGGTTAGAGTCGGCCGCGCAATTCATCGAAAGGGTTTTCAAAAAGCATCAAGTTCAGCCTTATTTTGAAACGTATCGCGACAGCTTTAAAGTAAAAACGTTAGATGGGTATAATATTGTGGGATACATTGAAGGTAATGACCCAGAACTGAAAAATGAATTTGTTATTCTCGGTGCCCATTACGACCATATTGGCATTGTGGAAGCCGTTGATGGTGATAATATTGCCAATGGCGCCAACGACGACGCTTCGGGTACAGTGGCGGTGCTTGAGTGGGCCAAATACTTTGCTAAAACTAAAAACAATAAGCGCAGTATATTGTTTACACTTTATGACGCCGAAGAAATGGGGTTAAAAGGTTCAGAACATTTAGCCGAAAGACTCAAAAATGAAAATTTGGATTTATACACCATGATTAATTTTGAAATGGTGGGAGTGCCTCGAGCTAAGAGTAAAACTTTAGCTTATATAACGGGTTTTGAACTGACCAATATGGCTGAAAAGCTAAATGAATATGCACAGGAAAAGGTTGTTGGCTTTTTGCCACAAGCCAAGCAGTATAATTTGTTTAAGCGCTCTGATAACTATCCGTTTTACAACGCTTTTAAAATTCCCGCACAAGCCATTTCAACCTTCGATTTTACCAATTTTGAATATTACCACCACGTTGATGACGAGGCCGATAAAATGGATTTAGTACATATGCAGAACTTTATAAACAAAATGATTCCGGCGTTAGAAGGAATGATTAACGCGCCAACCAAAGAAATAAAAATGAGCAATGAGTAA
- a CDS encoding 2-oxo acid dehydrogenase subunit E2 — protein sequence MAIVVNMPRLSDTMEEGTVAAWLKKVGDKVEEGDILAEIETDKATMEFESFNEGTLLHIGVQEGETTKVDELLAIIGEEGEDISGLLNGGGASTEAKEETTESAVTPSAVEESQPTETPAQELPEGVIVVTMPRLSDTMEEGTVATWLKKVGDKVEEGDILAEIETDKATMEFESFQSGTLLEIGLQEGESAKVDSLLAIIGPEGTDVSGVAANFSAGPVKKEDAPKQEAPKKEAPKASASKSESKSSAPKPTPVTENGRVFVSPLAKKLADEKGINLTKVQGSGENGRIVKRDIENYEPAAAVAESSAAVSSFAIAGEEKTEEVKNSNMRKAIAKSLGNSKFSAPHFYLNIEVDMDNAMASRKTINEIPDTKVSFNDMVVKACAMALVKHPQVNTTWSDNVTKFHSHIHVGVAVAVDDGLVVPVIKHTNSLSLTQIGASVRDLAGKARNKKIKPDEMTGSTFTVSNLGMFGIESFTSIINQPNSAILSVGAIVQKPVVKNGQIVVGNTMMLTLACDHRTVDGAVGAQFLQTLKTFIENPVTMIA from the coding sequence ATGGCAATAGTAGTAAATATGCCGCGTTTAAGCGATACCATGGAAGAAGGTACCGTTGCGGCTTGGTTAAAAAAAGTAGGAGATAAAGTAGAGGAAGGCGATATTTTAGCTGAAATTGAAACCGATAAAGCCACTATGGAGTTCGAATCTTTTAACGAAGGAACGTTGCTTCATATTGGGGTTCAAGAAGGAGAAACCACAAAAGTAGATGAGCTTTTAGCCATTATTGGTGAAGAAGGTGAAGATATTTCTGGTTTGTTGAATGGTGGAGGTGCTTCCACGGAAGCAAAAGAAGAAACCACTGAAAGTGCTGTCACTCCGAGCGCAGTCGAGGAGTCTCAACCAACTGAAACTCCAGCACAGGAATTGCCTGAAGGCGTTATTGTAGTTACCATGCCGCGTTTAAGCGATACCATGGAAGAAGGAACGGTGGCCACTTGGTTGAAAAAAGTAGGTGACAAAGTAGAGGAAGGCGATATTTTGGCTGAAATCGAAACCGATAAAGCCACTATGGAATTCGAATCGTTCCAATCGGGTACCTTATTGGAAATTGGGTTGCAGGAAGGCGAATCGGCAAAAGTAGATTCTTTATTGGCAATCATTGGCCCAGAAGGAACCGATGTTTCTGGCGTAGCTGCTAATTTTTCTGCTGGACCTGTTAAGAAGGAAGATGCTCCAAAACAAGAAGCGCCTAAAAAAGAAGCACCGAAAGCGTCAGCTTCTAAATCTGAATCAAAATCCAGTGCGCCAAAACCAACGCCTGTTACAGAAAACGGACGCGTGTTTGTGTCGCCATTAGCGAAGAAATTAGCCGACGAAAAAGGCATTAACTTAACAAAGGTTCAAGGGTCTGGTGAAAACGGACGTATCGTAAAGCGCGATATTGAAAATTATGAGCCAGCAGCAGCCGTTGCTGAAAGTTCAGCTGCAGTTTCAAGTTTTGCCATTGCAGGTGAAGAAAAAACTGAAGAAGTTAAAAATTCTAATATGCGTAAGGCAATTGCTAAATCTTTAGGTAATTCTAAATTTAGTGCGCCACATTTCTACTTAAATATTGAAGTAGATATGGATAACGCTATGGCTTCGCGTAAAACCATAAACGAGATTCCAGATACCAAAGTATCTTTTAACGATATGGTGGTTAAGGCTTGTGCTATGGCATTGGTAAAACATCCACAAGTCAATACAACTTGGAGTGATAATGTGACTAAATTCCATAGTCATATTCATGTTGGAGTTGCTGTTGCGGTAGACGACGGTTTGGTGGTGCCAGTAATCAAGCACACTAATTCGTTAAGCTTAACCCAAATCGGTGCTTCGGTACGTGATTTAGCGGGTAAGGCTAGAAACAAGAAAATAAAGCCAGACGAAATGACAGGCAGTACCTTTACGGTTTCTAACTTAGGTATGTTCGGTATTGAAAGTTTTACATCAATTATTAATCAACCTAACTCTGCGATTTTATCAGTTGGAGCTATTGTTCAAAAACCAGTGGTTAAAAACGGACAAATTGTAGTTGGTAATACCATGATGTTGACTTTGGCTTGCGACCACCGTACGGTTGACGGTGCAGTGGGTGCACAGTTTTTACAAACATTGAAAACATTTATTGAGAATCCTGTAACTATGATAGCATAG
- the pdhA gene encoding pyruvate dehydrogenase (acetyl-transferring) E1 component subunit alpha gives MQKITKEVYLKWYEDMLFWRKFEDKLAAVYIQQKVRGFLHLYNGQEAVLAGALHAMDLTKDKMITAYRNHVQPIGMGVDPKRVMAELYGKGTGTSQGLGGSMHIFSKEHRFYGGHGIVGGQIPLGAGIAFGDKYHGSDAVTLCCFGDGAARQGSLHEAFNLAMLWKLPVVFVCENNGYAMGTSVERTANHTEIWKLGLGYDMPCGPVDGMNPIKVAEAFDEAIQRGRRGEGPTFLELKTYRYRGHSMSDAQHYRTKEEVEEYKKIDPITQVKDVILEKKYATEDQIKEIDKRVKARVSECEKFAEESPWPEKSVMYDAVYEQEDYPFIQHKI, from the coding sequence ATGCAAAAAATCACAAAAGAGGTTTACCTCAAATGGTATGAAGACATGTTATTCTGGAGAAAGTTTGAAGACAAGCTAGCTGCAGTATATATTCAACAAAAAGTAAGAGGATTTCTTCACTTGTACAATGGTCAGGAAGCAGTATTGGCAGGAGCCTTACACGCCATGGATTTGACCAAAGATAAAATGATAACCGCCTACCGTAACCACGTACAGCCTATAGGAATGGGTGTGGATCCAAAACGCGTTATGGCCGAATTGTATGGAAAAGGCACAGGTACTTCACAAGGTTTGGGAGGATCGATGCACATCTTCTCAAAAGAGCACCGTTTTTATGGTGGTCATGGTATTGTTGGTGGACAAATTCCTTTAGGAGCAGGTATTGCTTTTGGCGATAAGTACCACGGTAGCGATGCCGTTACTTTATGTTGTTTTGGTGATGGTGCTGCCCGTCAAGGGTCGCTTCACGAAGCGTTTAACTTGGCTATGCTTTGGAAATTGCCAGTAGTATTTGTTTGTGAAAATAACGGGTACGCTATGGGAACTTCTGTGGAAAGAACGGCCAATCACACCGAAATCTGGAAATTAGGTTTGGGCTACGATATGCCTTGTGGTCCGGTTGATGGCATGAATCCTATTAAAGTGGCTGAAGCATTTGATGAAGCCATCCAAAGAGGACGTCGTGGTGAAGGCCCAACATTCTTGGAACTTAAAACATACCGTTATAGAGGTCACTCTATGAGTGATGCCCAGCATTACAGAACAAAAGAAGAGGTAGAGGAATACAAGAAAATAGACCCGATAACTCAGGTTAAGGACGTTATTCTTGAAAAGAAATACGCTACCGAAGACCAAATAAAAGAAATAGATAAGCGAGTAAAGGCACGCGTTTCAGAATGCGAAAAATTTGCAGAAGAATCACCTTGGCCAGAGAAAAGTGTGATGTATGATGCTGTTTACGAGCAAGAAGATTATCCATTTATTCAACACAAAATATAA